TTACAAAGGCTATAACATCTGCACTTCTAACCCTAGTCGGAGATTTGATTTGCCAGGTTCCTTCCATCCTCCATgggttattaattttaaataatgttttttttcGTATGTGCTAGGCTTATTGATTTAGATTGGTTAAGTGAAACTAACAAGATGATTAAGACTGAATTTGTCTTCATGAGTAAATCCTCAAGAATAATCTACGACTGCTTCCATTATGTTATTGCTTGTAAatattgctattttttttttttcattttggatCTTTTAAATCATTCCCACAGTAAGTACAtgtatctttattttttattttggctCTTTTAAATCATCCACAATAGGTCCatgtatctttatttttattttggctaTTTTTAAACCATCCTCAGTCGGTCCatacattattattttttaattttggttCTTTAAATCATTCCCGCATGAGATCCGGGCCATTGCTTGTCTTTCTTTGATAAAAAATTCATTCTCTTCAACTATGAATTCTTGTTTGTGCTTCATTTATATTCTTCCCTCATGGTTCAAGCGTGGGAACATATATTCTCCATAACTGAACATTACCACTGTAGGTCcatgtattattattttttattttagttcttTAAATCATTCCCACATTAGATCCAGGCCATTGTTTGTCTTTCGATAAAAAATTCATTCTCTTCAACTATGAATTCTTGGTTGTGCTTCATTTATCTTCTTTCCTCATGGTTCAAGTGTGGGAACATAAATTTTCCATAACTGAACATTAATGCATCTCTCTCACCTGTACTTAATTGTCGTTTCTTGGATTTTCCAGCTTTTAATTGATCAGGTGCTGAAGTTGGATTGGAAGCGAACAATCGTCTTCACTTTCTTGGGACTTGTATTAGTGGGCCCCACATTGCAATTCTGGTAAATATATGAACTTATGCTTTCTCTGTAACGCTGTCAATTTATTGGTACATTGTGTGGTTGGTCTGGATGAAGTCCCATGTTTAAATCGTGTCAGTGCTCAAGCATGCAGTTTGTAAGGGTGAATCTCTGTTTGAGGCCTGCCTTTTACTGGAATGGAGCGTGCTCAACTTGAATTTGCCAGCCTCTTATCCATACATTGTGCTTTTTATGCTCAAAagattcatgcatgctccaattCGCAGGTACTTGTATCTGAGCAAATTGGTTACACTTTCTGGAGCATCGGGTGCCTTTTCACGTCTTCTGCTGGACCAggtatttcttttttcctttcttatgtACTTGACCAAGCATTTCCATTCTGCTGACCTAGGTATCTCTATTCACGTACCAAATAGACAAGGGATATTGCCAGCGGCGTAGCTAGAATTTGTATTCAGGGGGGGGCGAATTCAAGCTGACCACGACACACTATTGAGGTCACGCCCAACCTCACCACCTCACTGTAAGGCCGCAACCAAGAAAAAACCTCACTGTGAGGTTATGGCCAAAGCGAGACCTCGCTGTGAGGCCACCGCCAAGCAGTCACTAAGAGAGGAGAGGGAACGGGAGAAGATCGTGCATACCGACGAGATGCATGCCAGTGCTGGAGAtcaaagaggagaggagaggagcgtGTCAGAGATCGGAGAGAAGGTCGAtcagagaggaagattttagggtGCTGGGAAGAAAATTtgagaataaaaactttaattaGAAAGTTAATTAGTGACGGAAACTTAATCGAGTTGTTAAAATAGAGACGAAAACTTAAAGGGTAAAATTAAGATTAGGAAAAGAATAATAAGGGGATTATGAGAGGAAGAAGACCacaggaggaaaaaaaaaaaggagaggggATTAggaggaggaagggagaggggatAAAAGTACGGGCAATGGGAGAGAGAAAAACAAAtattgagagagaaaaaaaagattggcggaaagagagaaaaaaagtttgggttcttgtttgttttaattgaatattttataaaaaaatcctgaaatttttagaatttataactaaatctttttttttaaaaaaatcactatATTAATTTTTTCCCCCAAAATTTCAGAGGGGGTGGTCGCACCCCCTCGGCCTCATGTAGCTACGCCCCTGGATATTGCCTTAATATACTTCTTGTTGTGGTATTTGTAAATTTCATCTTGAATGGCTTTTTATCAAGTCTGATGTTTTTTGTTGCATTGTGGTTTTACAATTTTCCTCTTGCTCTGTTTCTTGATGTCTTACTAAACCTTCGGTGCAGTTTATCTTCTCTCCCATCTTCATAGGAGTTTTCCTTAGTTCAGTTGTTGCCTTAGAAGGAAGACCTTCCCAAATAAAGCTCAAACTTCAAcaggtattttttttctttttctttttcccaaAAATAAATGTATTTGATGAAATCTACAAGCTGAAGCTTACTCTTTCCTGCTTTCACTGATACTCGCAGGAGTGGTTTTCAGCAGTGATAGCAAATTGGCAGTTGTGGTTACCTTTCCAATTCCTTAATTTCCGGTTTGTTCCACAAAATTTTCAGGTGTGGTAAATTCCTATTAATTGTATAGCTGTCAAAAACCCTAATGTGTTTCTTTGTGGAGAAAAGGTGGGGGGATGAAAGAGGCTCTAGGTTTTTCTCTTCGTTTCTTTGGAAAGAAAACAAGGGAGGGTAAGAAAGGAGTGAAAAATATTCTCCCACTTTCTTCACTTTGGCTTTTGCTCAAATCAGGCAAAAAGTCACTACAACAGACTGTGGCTGTGTTTTATGGTATTTAGTATAGTATTTCTATTCATTTTTATGTTATTAAAAaccaaaatttctaattttactttCTTTCAAGAAGATGATGGGAAAAAAGTTTGATTGTTTCTTTCTCTACAAAGGAAACAACATGAGGGAACCACTCTATCATCTCTTCTATCCATTTTCTTTTCTCAGAtattattttagtttccattTCCTTTCCTCAAAGGTATCTttttagtttccattttcaatcaATCCTAAGAAACACAGCCTAAAGGATTTGAATCATTATAAATCAGCTGTCATTAAATTTTTGACTTTCCATATTTTATCAGGGAAAGTTTTTCTCTATTTAATAATGTTATTCATGTTTCTCTATTGTTTATTAAGATTGAATGTGActtattttttttaccaaaaaattggATTTGTATCCGAGATTTATAAATTCCTTTGCTTCTTCATTTATTTTTAGTGCATTTCTTATTGCTTCTTCATTTAGTTTTAATTCATTTCTTAATCTGACGACTTCTAATGGCAGGTTCTAGCTGCGAACTTTGTGGCTCTTGCATGGAATGTAATTTTGTCATTTAAAGCGCATAAAGAAATTGTGCTGAAATAGATAATATCTGTTTCTTAAGTTTTTGTTTCTGGGCTTCATTGTAATATTTCAACAAATAGACTTATTACAAAACTTGATTTTAGATTAAGGCGTTGTTGAAAATGTGAGAAACATAGATAAGTTGATAAAAACATGTCAAAAAACAAGATAGGCGGCCTTCTGTTTTCCTATATTGAAAGGAAAAGTAGGTAGAGAGAATAAGTTGCAAAATAAGTTAAACTTTGCCAAACTGTCGATTATTTATGGTCAGTTGATGAATATCTCCCTTTTAAATTTTATGCAAAGTCTATatcacaaaaaaaattttaaattacggTGCCTGACCACATGATGACTATTATCTAAAGTTATATATTCTCAATGAAGGCTTGTGAATATTGATGGGTAATTGTTCTAAATTTATAGGTTTCAgttggttttgtgaatatgttgACTCATTTTTAGTCGAAATTAACGATCGCCGCTCCCAGTAAACCTGACAGGCTGATCCCATTTACGCTTCAGTTAGGGTTTAGTGTACGATGAAGTTTTTGTAATTTCGCGATGAAGCAAGACAAGACACAGCTAGCAGCTTTTTCGTTGTTTATTTACTAAAGAGCTTGACCATCACATCAGTTCACACATGCAGATACAGACACACGAGTAAAAACGGATTATCACATTTCGGTCTTCATGGAGGAGGCCTTCATCTCCTCCCCGCCCTTCTGTTCCACGATGTTCACTGCCCGCggctgcttcttcttctccacggCCAGCTTGGGCACCGTCACTCGCAGCACGCCATCCTCCAGGTGCGCCTTCACGTTATCCATGTCGGCATTCGCAGGAAGCCGGAACTGCCGCCAGAACTTCCCGGCGGTCCTCTCCACCCGGTGCCACCTCTCGCCCTccgcctccttctcctccttcctctctcccGAGATCCGCAGCACCCGGTTCTCCTCCACCTCCATCTTCATGTCCTCCTTCTTCACCCCTGCATTCATTCGTTCGTTAACCACATTTCACATTAGGATCAGAGCTAACATTGTCACGCACTGCTAATGAATGGCACGAACCAGGCACATCGAGGGAGAGGATGTGGGCTTCCGGGGTCTCCTTCCAGTCGACGCGGGCAAGGTTGAGCATCTCGTCGGCGGCCTTATAGGTGGAGACGGGGAAGGGGGTGTGCTCCAGGATGTGGAAGGGGTCCAAGTCGCCGGCGGTGGGGAACATCGCATCCCACAGCCCTCTCGTGTAGGGGATCAGCGCAGTGGCCGGAGCAGAGGAGAATCCCAAGAGCAGAGCAGCGAAGAAGAGCACAATGCGCGGCGAGGACCTCATCATATCAATGGCGGATGTTGGCTGCTGATTCGAGAGAGCGCCGGTAGCGGACTACGGAAACGATCGAAGCGCCTTTGCGACTGGGGGTGGAGATCGATAGGGTTTATATAGAGGAGGGATCGAAGAGAGGGGAGGTTTCGAGAGGGATCGGGAAGGTTGCTGATTCATCGAATTGGGGAAATGGGAAGAGGAGTCTGGGAGCTTCCGAGGGGAAGGAGATGGAATTTCTGACGTGGCTATTCTGGAATGTCCGCATGCATGCCGACTCATGCTGCGCTTACCGTCGCGGAGAGAGAGAAAGGAAATGGGTTTTTAACATCAGCCGGTTAGCCGGTTTGGTCCGCTTGCACTACTAATATCATTTTTGACGACCGATCGCCTTCACGGGCTGAATCGAATTGGCGGATAATAAAATTGTCGAGTCAGGTTCGAAGCCCTGGTATTCATTCTTTTAGGAATAACTTAATTTTACTATTCTTAGAGCCGCTTTTTATTAAAAGGGAAATCTCCTGCGGCaactgaaatttaatttttagatacTTTAATTATTCATCAGAGTACCTAATTATTCAAGCAATGAGCGTTCATTTTTTTCAATCAATTAACTTATGTAGTTCATCTTCTTCTGAATCGTAAATTATGATTTAGAGAATTTTTAACTCCACGCGAGGGAGCGGTGTCTCCTCGCACAATGCGGCCGCTCGAATGGGTTGCACTAATGCGGTCGCACAAGGTGACACTGCTCGGTCGCAAGCCGAGGACACCATTGCATGTCCGTGGATGGTGGTTCCTTTGATTGTGTCCGTACGAGCACTGTTTCCTTCCTTTCCCTGTTTGtcgattattaattttttaaggtTTAGGATTTTAAAGTTTcggatttatgtttttttaataccaattattaattttttaaaaaaaatatatatatatatatataaaagttataattgataaaaaaatatataaactctaaattctaaatcttagaccttaaaaaattaatattatatatatttttaaattctcGTGCAATATTTTTGAACCCTATTGAACTTTAATGCCTTTGAGGCATGTTGCCTTCGCTGGATCAAGTTAttatgcacacttaaacacaagttACAAGTTCTGCAGCTCATGTGTGTATGCTACACATCTTAAcacatatttaaaatatatatgcaaaatctaatttaaagttttattcaaaatattaatattcaagttaaatttaaaattttagaccgTACTATCACTATCAAATGAACAACACTTCAATCATTGTCATAGTTGGTCGGGTCTCCATAGctagaatttttttatttcaacGTTGTTGTAACGGTGTAAAAGTAaatcatttattttttaaattcaatttaatcaaaaattatatatatatatatatataatagttttaatgatttattttactatgaaataattttgattaaatttaaataatattgatgaGCGGataaattctttatatatatatagtgcttTTATCCGGTTAAACTAATTTATTTAAGGCATTATAGTAgatattttataattgttataataatattaaactaaaaaatataataaaatatttattttaataaaattataattagggGAGCGATCTTTTTATTTTTACTACGTTTTTTTTGGGATGAGCATTCGCAGATAGAAGCGCTGAGCAGTCGTCGAAGCAACAGAGCTCCTGAGATCTGCCACCTTCTGCAGTCGTCGAAGCAACGGAGCTCCTCGGATCTGTTATCTTTTGCAGCCGTCGAAGCAACAAAGCTCCATCGCCCGCATTGATCGTCCCCGCCACCCAGAATCGACTTCCTACACCGCCCGCGATGATCAGTCTGCTCCACCGCCCCCCACTTCTGCTAGATCGCTGCCTCCGCCGACTTGGATCTCAGTCTCAGCCCTCGCACCGCTGTGGTCGCTCCCTCttcgtcctcctcctcctttgTAACCGCAGACTCTCAAAAATCGATCATCGGTGGCTTATCCCACATCTTTTCGGCCTCTTCCAGTACGCATGCCACCGATCTTGGTCCCTTTCGACCTTAATAGGCGATCTTCTTCCCCCACATCTAGGAGCAGCAAATCGGGTACGCCCTGAATTGATAGTTGCCTCTGGTGGGAGGTCAGCACCTGGATCTCCAGCAAATCCCACCTCCATGCCAACTGGCCTTCCTTCCTCGTCAGCAACGATCTGGGCCTTCTTGTAGAAAAACCTAGAATTCCTGCCAAATTATGAGTTAGTTATCTAATCAATCCTCACCCACACCGATCGATCAACCTAAGCACAACACTGCTCGCCTCGCCAGAACACTCATTGGAGCCTGAAGCCTGTATGACAATGTCTTCCACGATGAATACAAAGAACTGCCAAACCTCCAAAAAGAAGTTTGCTTCAGCATGAGGTAACTAGACTTAATATGCCATTGCTACTTATATTTCTAAGTGCTTAAGTGCTCATTGTGTTCCTCATTGTGATTCTTGTAATCTAATGTCTTTGTAGAGTAGAATAGTGGTTTCAGTAGATGATAGATATACTTAATTGTGAATATTTGAATCAACCATAAATTTGATATGTAGTATGTTTATTTAATCTAGCATTAAATTTTTATCTAAAAGGGATATTTAATATTATGAAAATCTTTCCTTGCATTATTTCACTTTATAGGATGAGAATAAATTCAACAGTATGCATACAAATTCAATATTAGGATGAGAATAAGTTACCTTTTATATATTTCACTTCTTATAGGATTTTAACTATTTCATTCTCTATCAATTTCATTCCATAAATCAAATTCAACATTTTGTACAAAGAGAGGAGAAACATTTAGTGATCCTTATATAATCATATGGTAGCACAAATACATTTaatatttttacattttaaattaGTGGTGCATGGATAACTATTTAGTAGCACTTTGATACAATTTGATATTACCTACATAATCATCTTTGTTGCATCaacaagtttaaaaaaaaaacaaaatattacTTTTAGGATTTATATACGAATTTGCTTAAACTTCATGTGTGAATAAAGAAATCACTCTTCACAATGGGTGTCACACCTTCTAAGTTAATTGCATTACACCTTCAAATTGTGAGTGCAAGATATGTGCATTGACTCTTATAACATTAGAATTGTTAGATCAAGGAGAGACTATAAATACAATTTTTGTTCTCAAGTAACGAGAAATAAAATGTTTATACACAGGCAAGCTTGATAAATTTCATTTCCTAGGGACTATATGACAACATGAGAAAAACAAGAGTCAATGGACTAAAAGGGCTATAACCTATGAAAAAAACATGCCATCAATCTGAGCAAAATT
This genomic stretch from Zingiber officinale cultivar Zhangliang chromosome 7A, Zo_v1.1, whole genome shotgun sequence harbors:
- the LOC122002821 gene encoding 18.1 kDa class I heat shock protein-like yields the protein MMRSSPRIVLFFAALLLGFSSAPATALIPYTRGLWDAMFPTAGDLDPFHILEHTPFPVSTYKAADEMLNLARVDWKETPEAHILSLDVPGVKKEDMKMEVEENRVLRISGERKEEKEAEGERWHRVERTAGKFWRQFRLPANADMDNVKAHLEDGVLRVTVPKLAVEKKKQPRAVNIVEQKGGEEMKASSMKTEM
- the LOC122002820 gene encoding protein sym-1-like, which codes for MLRCGAKMAAFLPNSMLAVRSLPRRPKSVAQLRGLERLSLVCEHQNLTDARFPCRPFVSFPCVGFGGATPRFCPRFEPKAPGFVRFRAASDGGSGGSTGGGAGHGGWGDGDSQSGGGNDRGSGNDWSFLSWYLTALDKHPVITKAITSALLTLVGDLICQLLIDQVLKLDWKRTIVFTFLGLVLVGPTLQFWYLYLSKLVTLSGASGAFSRLLLDQFIFSPIFIGVFLSSVVALEGRPSQIKLKLQQEWFSAVIANWQLWLPFQFLNFRFVPQNFQVLAANFVALAWNVILSFKAHKEIVLK